A single region of the Vicia villosa cultivar HV-30 ecotype Madison, WI linkage group LG4, Vvil1.0, whole genome shotgun sequence genome encodes:
- the LOC131594722 gene encoding putative ALA-interacting subunit 2: MDLDRGSSSSTISATARANPGRPVRHGALYQFRQQNLPACKPVLTPAAVISTFLLMGLIFIPVGIVTLRASYSVVEIVDRYDNDCVPEEYRGNKVAYVKDDSIPKNCSRFLKVPKSMRAPIYVYYQLDNYYQNHRRYVKSRSDQQLLHGLGYNDTSPCRPLESSNDLPIVPCGLIAWSLFNDTYKFSRGPSELKVNRKDIAWKSDRNHKFGKHVYTLNFQNGTLTGGAKLDPSIPLSDQEDLIVWMRTAALPSFRKLYGKIEEDLEEDDVITVNLKNHYNTYSFGGKKKLVLSTSSWLGGKNDFLGFANLFVGSFSILISIVFLLLHVKSPRPYGDTAYPSWNKKSITKSSSS, translated from the exons ATGGATCTTGACAGAGGGAGTTCATCATCAACCATAAGCGCAACTGCACGGGCAAATCCAGGTCGCCCTGTACGACATGGTG CACTCTATCAGTTTAGACAGCAGAACCTTCCAGCATGTAAACCTGTGCTTACACCTGCAGCA GTCATTTCTACATTTCTATTGATGGGTTTAATTTTTATTCCTGTTGGAATTGTTACACTTCGTGCGTCGTATAGT GTTGTTGAAATTGTGGACAGATATGACAATGATTGTGTACCCGAAGAATATAGAGGTAACAAAGTAGCATATGTAAAAGATGACTCAATCCCCAAAAATTGTTCGCGATTCTTGAAG GTACCTAAGTCAATGAGAGCGCCAATTTATGTCTATTATCAACTTGATAACTATTACCAGAACCATCGACG GTATGTCAAAAGTAGAAGTGATCAGCAGCTCTTACATGGACTTGGATACAATGATACCAGTCCGTGTAGACCTTTAGAGTCTTCTAATGATCTTCCTATTGTACCTTGTGGGTTGATAGCATGGAGTTTATTCAACGATACTTATAAGTTCAGTCGTGGACCATCGGAATTGAAGGTTAATAGGAAAGACATCGCATGGAAGAGTGATCGTAATCACAAATTTGGAAAGCATGTTTACACGTTAAATTTTCAGAATGGTACCTTGACTGGAGGTGCAAAGCTGGATCCTAGTATTCCA CTAAGTGATCAAGAAGATCTCATAGTTTGGATGCGGACTGCTGCTCTCCCCTCATTCCGAAAGTTGTACGGTAAAATAGAAGAGGATTTGGAGGAAGATGATGTTATAACAGTCAACCTAAAGAATCACTATAACACTTACAGTTTTGGAGGAAAAAAGAAGCTTGTTCTTTCAACATCAAGCTGGCTGGGTGGAAAAAACGACTTCCTTGGATTCGCCAATTTATTTGTTGGGTCCTTTAGCATATTGATCTCCATCGTCTTCCTGTTGCTTCATGTGAAAAGTCCTAG ACCTTATGGCGACACGGCCTACCCGTCTTGGAATAAGAAAAGCATTACTAAAAGCAGTTCTAGCTGA